In one window of Ruminococcus hominis DNA:
- a CDS encoding YodL domain-containing protein, giving the protein MTEQNKTTTIPLPVPGKDMDSIMQSLESGVEELFTSNRYQEFLKTMAKFHNYSFNNTMLIAMQRPDATLVTSYKNWQSMGRQVMKGEKGITIIAPAPYKKMKEKEVLDENQRPIMGSDGKPKTEQVEVTVPHFKAVTVFDIAQTSGEPIQTLAPELLTAAVQDFDSFMQAIQKISPVPIRFDEIDGNANGYYHNADKEIVIKKGLSESQTLKTAIHETVHAKLHDREIMESLGVEKDRLTKEVEAESVAYCVCSSFGLDTSDYSFPYIAGWSSSREMKEMKASMDVIRKTAGEMIDQLTEELEIILEEKQKTELHDKYGILVDALEAAGYRYDYRESEPGHIVLAPDGTHEIAGYLQFESWGDIKDWLEDTIAEGTDISERVDRALYPFKFDYTLEEEMFRGNGDRYAIYHVDEDTPGKQHLFMNMAMVKEDGITIDAANYKCVYSGRLHENEKLDDLYAVFNDNPPADYKAHSMSVSDVIITNRGGDMQAYYVDRFGFAELPDFAVQREKILDIVPEIENVDYENDLTCISFYAAECAEFPVMGEVHYDLTLPEALEAYEKIPSERMHGLKCVGFDLKDGSDYEGMQSLMIEGKIQKEFLNSIPGFRENSYVQNAISRVEKYLEERHPNVENPLESNKKVDNEKNISKEKNEKELNIQMKPIPKKKRGEMSL; this is encoded by the coding sequence ATGACAGAACAAAACAAAACTACTACTATTCCACTGCCGGTTCCGGGAAAAGATATGGACAGCATTATGCAGTCACTGGAATCCGGTGTGGAAGAACTATTTACAAGTAACCGCTATCAGGAATTTCTTAAAACCATGGCAAAGTTTCACAATTATTCTTTTAATAATACAATGCTGATCGCTATGCAGCGACCGGATGCCACACTTGTTACCAGCTACAAAAACTGGCAGTCCATGGGTAGACAGGTCATGAAAGGTGAAAAAGGAATTACAATCATTGCCCCGGCACCATATAAGAAAATGAAGGAAAAAGAGGTTCTGGATGAAAATCAGCGACCGATCATGGGAAGCGATGGAAAACCTAAGACTGAACAGGTGGAAGTTACAGTTCCGCATTTTAAAGCAGTTACGGTATTTGATATTGCTCAGACATCCGGAGAACCGATCCAGACACTGGCACCAGAATTACTGACTGCAGCTGTACAGGATTTTGATTCTTTCATGCAGGCTATTCAGAAAATATCCCCAGTACCGATACGATTCGATGAGATCGATGGCAATGCTAATGGATATTATCATAATGCAGATAAGGAAATTGTGATCAAAAAAGGACTCAGTGAAAGCCAGACCTTAAAGACTGCTATTCATGAAACAGTCCATGCAAAATTGCATGACAGGGAGATCATGGAAAGCCTTGGTGTAGAAAAAGACCGATTGACAAAAGAGGTTGAGGCTGAATCCGTTGCTTACTGTGTGTGTTCTTCCTTTGGTTTGGATACATCGGATTATAGTTTCCCTTACATTGCAGGTTGGAGCAGCAGCCGGGAAATGAAAGAAATGAAAGCATCTATGGATGTGATCCGCAAGACAGCCGGTGAAATGATCGATCAGCTTACAGAAGAGCTGGAAATCATTCTTGAAGAAAAACAGAAAACAGAATTACATGATAAATACGGCATTCTGGTAGATGCACTGGAAGCAGCCGGATACCGCTATGATTATCGGGAAAGCGAACCGGGACATATTGTACTGGCGCCGGATGGGACACATGAAATTGCCGGATACTTGCAGTTTGAATCATGGGGAGATATCAAAGACTGGCTGGAAGATACGATTGCAGAAGGAACGGATATTTCGGAAAGAGTTGATCGGGCTTTGTATCCATTTAAGTTTGATTATACCCTAGAGGAAGAAATGTTCAGAGGTAATGGTGACCGCTATGCGATTTACCACGTGGATGAAGACACACCTGGAAAACAACATTTATTTATGAATATGGCAATGGTCAAAGAAGATGGAATTACAATCGATGCAGCAAATTATAAATGTGTCTATTCTGGCAGATTACATGAAAATGAAAAGCTGGATGATTTGTATGCCGTATTCAACGATAATCCACCGGCAGATTATAAAGCACATTCTATGTCGGTTAGTGATGTTATCATTACAAACCGTGGTGGGGATATGCAGGCATATTACGTGGATCGATTTGGATTTGCAGAACTTCCAGACTTTGCAGTACAAAGAGAAAAAATACTCGATATTGTCCCGGAAATAGAAAATGTGGATTATGAAAATGATCTTACATGTATCAGCTTTTATGCGGCTGAATGTGCTGAATTTCCTGTGATGGGTGAAGTACATTATGACCTGACATTACCGGAAGCCTTGGAAGCTTATGAGAAAATCCCATCAGAACGTATGCATGGACTGAAATGTGTTGGCTTTGATCTGAAAGACGGAAGTGATTATGAAGGAATGCAGAGTCTGATGATCGAAGGAAAAATACAGAAAGAATTTTTGAATTCGATTCCTGGATTTAGAGAAAATTCTTATGTGCAAAATGCAATCAGTCGTGTGGAAAAGTACTTGGAAGAAAGACATCCAAATGTGGAAAATCCTCTGGAATCCAATAAGAAAGTGGATAACGAAAAAAATATAAGCAAAGAAAAAAACGAGAAGGAGCTGAATATACAGATGAAACCAATACCGAAAAAGAAAAGGGGGGAAATGAGCCTATGA
- a CDS encoding DUF5688 family protein, whose amino-acid sequence MNFNEFVSEVKDNIKLFLPEEYENVEVSTMECQQLNRAYTGLMVRKEGEMLIPTINLNQLYEAYKAQPGVTMETVCRKIADIVIEAPIQVDLKAIFNYEDVKDKLFIRVSSAEANKEVLENAPHQLKEDLAITYHVAVDKDENGLSSMFIKNDLLEQYGISAEQLHEDAMKSSPRVMVPEVSSIGALIDEMYQKNILMLTPDEREMLQETLQESSEMPTFFVVTNTERVDGAGVIFYPEFMDNMGELLGNDFFILPSSIHEMLILPDDGQVDAEMLRDMVKEVNATQVAPAERLTNDVYHFDTKDHVFEKADRFTERQKEKEAQAAKTEKAGKEQPDQKPKTKKHDMEL is encoded by the coding sequence ATGAATTTTAACGAATTTGTAAGTGAAGTAAAGGATAATATCAAACTCTTTTTACCAGAGGAGTATGAGAATGTAGAAGTATCAACGATGGAGTGTCAGCAACTGAACCGTGCCTATACGGGATTGATGGTGAGAAAAGAAGGTGAGATGCTTATCCCGACGATCAATCTTAATCAGTTGTATGAAGCATATAAAGCACAGCCTGGCGTAACAATGGAAACTGTATGCAGAAAGATTGCAGATATAGTTATTGAGGCACCGATACAGGTTGATCTGAAAGCTATTTTTAATTATGAAGATGTGAAGGACAAGCTGTTTATCCGTGTATCATCAGCCGAAGCAAATAAGGAAGTCCTCGAAAATGCTCCACACCAGCTGAAAGAAGACCTCGCAATTACCTATCATGTGGCAGTAGACAAGGATGAGAATGGATTAAGTTCCATGTTTATCAAGAATGATCTGCTTGAACAGTATGGAATCTCAGCAGAACAGCTTCATGAAGATGCTATGAAAAGTTCACCACGAGTTATGGTCCCGGAGGTATCAAGTATAGGTGCATTGATAGATGAAATGTATCAGAAAAATATTCTCATGCTGACACCGGATGAACGTGAAATGCTGCAGGAAACATTGCAGGAATCAAGTGAGATGCCGACATTCTTTGTTGTTACAAATACAGAAAGAGTTGATGGTGCCGGTGTGATCTTTTATCCGGAATTCATGGATAACATGGGGGAACTTCTGGGAAATGATTTCTTTATTTTGCCATCATCCATTCATGAAATGCTGATTTTACCGGATGACGGGCAAGTGGATGCTGAAATGTTAAGAGATATGGTAAAAGAAGTCAATGCGACTCAGGTAGCACCAGCAGAACGCCTTACCAATGATGTATATCACTTTGACACAAAGGATCACGTCTTTGAAAAAGCCGACAGATTTACAGAACGTCAGAAAGAAAAAGAAGCGCAGGCTGCAAAAACAGAGAAAGCAGGAAAAGAACAGCCGGATCAGAAACCGAAAACAAAGAAGCACGATATGGAACTTTAA